One genomic window of Parcubacteria group bacterium includes the following:
- a CDS encoding DUF378 domain-containing protein gives MKALHMVAFVLVVVGALNWGVLTLTGWEVGQIFGGMDATVSRVIYVLVGLSGLYLLVSHKGDCKACGK, from the coding sequence ATGAAAGCACTTCACATGGTTGCCTTTGTCCTGGTGGTAGTCGGAGCCCTCAACTGGGGAGTCCTTACGCTTACCGGCTGGGAAGTAGGCCAGATCTTCGGCGGCATGGATGCCACGGTCTCCCGGGTCATCTACGTGCTGGTGGGGCTCTCGGGCCTCTACCTGCTCGTGAGCCACAAGGGCGACTGCAAGGCCTGCGGCAAGTAA
- a CDS encoding tetratricopeptide repeat protein — translation MLTIIPLAVIIASIGTILIIASRHLKKAASLDVSKIPEERDAVLKASLLEHRLLRKLEGVFKFASGILQPGKALAGSLFQSTLERVRKLERAYRFQGTLPDSSKKAQSKVRELLEEAEEARRAKKFSQAESKYLSAIKVDPESTDAYQGLGETYREMGELAQAIETFEYATRQWPQEDRGFASLARTLREQGKLEAAKDHFLHALSINNEVVDYHLDLADVYLQLNDAEKAFSSLQKAQALEPNNPKVLDRLFTVAVLLKNKPLAKEALEKIKKINPDHGRLAEFEKKVKGLK, via the coding sequence ATGCTTACGATCATTCCACTTGCAGTCATTATCGCGAGCATCGGAACCATCCTCATCATTGCCTCGCGCCACCTCAAGAAAGCGGCGAGCCTGGACGTATCCAAGATCCCGGAGGAGCGCGACGCCGTGCTTAAGGCCTCGCTCTTGGAGCACCGGCTCCTGCGCAAACTGGAGGGCGTGTTCAAGTTCGCCTCGGGCATACTGCAGCCGGGCAAGGCGCTCGCAGGCTCCCTGTTCCAGAGTACACTGGAGCGCGTGCGCAAGCTGGAGCGCGCGTATCGGTTCCAGGGCACGCTTCCGGATTCAAGCAAAAAAGCGCAGTCCAAAGTCCGTGAACTTTTGGAAGAGGCGGAAGAAGCCCGGCGCGCAAAAAAGTTTTCCCAGGCAGAGTCCAAATACCTTTCAGCCATTAAAGTGGATCCGGAATCAACGGACGCCTACCAGGGATTGGGGGAGACGTACCGCGAAATGGGCGAGCTCGCCCAGGCCATAGAGACCTTTGAGTACGCAACCAGGCAGTGGCCCCAGGAGGACCGGGGGTTCGCGTCGCTCGCGCGCACGCTCCGGGAGCAGGGGAAGCTGGAAGCGGCCAAGGACCACTTTTTGCACGCGCTCTCCATCAACAACGAGGTCGTGGATTACCACCTGGATTTGGCTGACGTGTACTTGCAGCTGAATGACGCGGAAAAAGCGTTCTCAAGCCTGCAGAAGGCCCAAGCCCTGGAACCGAATAACCCCAAGGTCCTGGATCGGCTGTTCACGGTTGCGGTGCTCCTTAAGAATAAGCCCCTTGCCAAGGAGGCGCTGGAAAAAATCAAAAAGATAAACCCGGACCACGGCAGGCTTGCGGAGTTTGAAAAGAAGGTGAAGGGATTGAAATAA
- a CDS encoding triose-phosphate isomerase, giving the protein MKNPLVIANWKMKLAPSEALALAKKVAKASAKFKGADVVLCPSFTELAAVSDIVRESGIQMGAQNCFWEEQGAFTGEVSPKQLASYGVTTVIVGHSERRAHLFESGEMIHKKIRMLLSLGLRPVLCVGEQFDDRAEGQKEAVLLRQLHDALNGLWLTQACELIVAYEPVWVIGSGQDIDPNEIEHTHQVIEQSLYDLFSHQAVDEHVKIIYGGSVDPENVGRYTAQPTVDGVLVGTASLDATQFSAIIAGALKAH; this is encoded by the coding sequence ATGAAAAACCCGCTTGTCATCGCAAACTGGAAAATGAAACTCGCTCCGAGCGAGGCATTGGCGCTGGCCAAAAAAGTTGCCAAGGCGTCCGCAAAATTCAAGGGTGCGGACGTGGTGCTGTGCCCGAGCTTTACGGAGCTTGCCGCGGTGTCGGACATCGTGCGCGAAAGCGGCATCCAGATGGGCGCGCAGAACTGCTTCTGGGAAGAGCAGGGCGCGTTCACGGGCGAAGTGTCCCCAAAGCAGCTTGCCTCATACGGCGTAACCACGGTCATTGTCGGGCACTCGGAGCGCCGGGCGCACTTGTTTGAGTCCGGCGAGATGATACACAAAAAAATCAGGATGCTGCTTTCGCTCGGGCTGCGCCCGGTGCTGTGCGTTGGCGAGCAGTTTGACGATAGGGCAGAGGGCCAAAAAGAGGCGGTGCTCTTGCGCCAGCTGCACGACGCGCTCAACGGCCTGTGGCTCACTCAAGCGTGCGAGCTCATCGTCGCCTACGAGCCGGTGTGGGTCATCGGGAGCGGCCAGGACATTGACCCGAACGAAATTGAGCACACGCACCAGGTGATTGAGCAATCCCTGTACGATTTATTCTCCCACCAGGCAGTTGACGAACACGTCAAAATCATCTATGGTGGGAGCGTTGATCCGGAGAACGTAGGCCGCTACACCGCCCAACCTACGGTAGACGGGGTGCTGGTGGGCACGGCTTCCCTGGACGCAACCCAGTTCTCCGCCATTATCGCCGGAGCCCTAAAAGCGCACTAA
- a CDS encoding D-alanyl-D-alanine carboxypeptidase has product MSFVSVLFAIASLLFPPFPFSDADGAYVSNGSVRADRVRTTDDASRPPVKIDRASLGPRISARSAIVVDAKSGAVLYEKDASALWPVASIAKLMAAVVFLESGPNLGERLTMVPEDDREGGNEFIRPGQSATARDFLVASLLGSANNATITLARSAPAEAGAFVERMNVRARELGMRNTVFTEPSGLEPENTSTAEDLVRLLAEAGKHPAITDIIGTHRDTIRVFPEGAAKAVLTTNHLLGTIVLVAYGKTGHLDESGFNLATAVDTAGGHRLYIVTLGSQTNEDRVQDAKSLAVWAQNTYQW; this is encoded by the coding sequence ATGTCGTTTGTGAGCGTGCTGTTTGCCATTGCGAGCCTGCTTTTTCCTCCGTTCCCGTTTTCGGATGCGGACGGCGCGTACGTTTCCAACGGGAGTGTCCGGGCTGACCGCGTGCGCACAACGGACGATGCCTCGCGGCCGCCGGTAAAAATTGACCGTGCATCCCTGGGCCCCCGCATAAGCGCCCGGAGCGCGATTGTGGTTGACGCTAAAAGCGGGGCTGTCTTGTACGAAAAGGACGCGTCCGCGCTGTGGCCCGTTGCGAGCATTGCCAAGCTCATGGCTGCGGTGGTGTTCCTTGAGAGCGGACCCAATCTCGGGGAGCGGCTCACCATGGTTCCGGAGGATGACCGGGAGGGGGGCAATGAATTTATCCGCCCGGGCCAATCCGCAACCGCGCGCGATTTTTTGGTGGCGAGCTTGCTTGGGAGCGCCAATAATGCGACAATAACTTTGGCGCGCAGCGCCCCTGCAGAGGCGGGCGCGTTTGTGGAGCGCATGAATGTCCGCGCCCGCGAGCTCGGCATGCGCAACACAGTGTTCACCGAGCCGAGCGGGCTTGAACCGGAAAACACGAGCACCGCAGAGGACCTGGTGAGGCTGCTTGCGGAAGCAGGGAAGCACCCGGCAATCACGGACATTATCGGCACGCACCGTGACACCATCCGCGTGTTCCCGGAGGGCGCTGCCAAGGCCGTGCTCACCACCAACCATTTGCTGGGAACCATCGTGCTTGTTGCGTACGGAAAAACCGGGCATCTGGACGAGTCCGGCTTTAACCTCGCAACCGCAGTGGACACGGCCGGCGGACACAGGCTCTACATCGTAACCCTGGGCTCCCAAACCAACGAGGATAGGGTGCAGGACGCAAAGAGCCTCGCGGTGTGGGCGCAGAACACGTATCAATGGTAA
- the scpB gene encoding SMC-Scp complex subunit ScpB: protein MPLASKIESLLFVSSQPISITQLKKLTGAKKGEVEAALRELKSSYGGKKGSGIILAVSGDAYQLVSHPDNAALVKSFLKSDVTGELTDPGLETLTIIAYRGLVTKPELEQIRGVNCGLILRNLLIRGLIERTSEKKEMLPKYRVTHDFLKFLGVSSASELPDYEKLSRHETLDEVLRSTEEEEE, encoded by the coding sequence ATGCCGCTCGCATCAAAAATAGAGAGCCTGCTGTTCGTATCAAGCCAGCCCATCTCCATCACCCAGCTTAAGAAGCTCACGGGCGCGAAAAAGGGGGAAGTTGAGGCCGCTCTCCGCGAACTCAAATCGTCATACGGCGGAAAAAAGGGCAGCGGCATCATACTCGCGGTTTCGGGCGATGCCTACCAGCTCGTAAGCCATCCCGACAACGCAGCGCTCGTCAAGTCATTCTTGAAATCAGACGTTACGGGCGAGCTTACGGATCCCGGCCTTGAGACGCTCACCATTATTGCGTACCGCGGCCTTGTCACCAAGCCGGAGCTGGAGCAGATCCGGGGAGTGAACTGCGGATTGATTCTGCGCAACCTTCTCATCCGCGGGCTCATTGAGCGGACCTCGGAAAAGAAAGAAATGCTTCCCAAGTATCGGGTCACGCACGATTTTCTCAAGTTTCTCGGCGTTTCGTCCGCCTCCGAGCTCCCTGATTACGAGAAGCTTTCCCGGCACGAAACCTTGGATGAGGTTTTAAGATCAACCGAGGAAGAAGAGGAGTAG
- a CDS encoding segregation/condensation protein A: MYEIKTEAFEGPLSLLLELIEQEKLDITNVSLAQVTEQYLSRVEALGENLAASELADFLVVASRLLFIKSCMLLPSLQNEDADPDYLEEQLKIYKVYRDASESVRAIIAKKRFSFSRQPLKMASVEFSPPPKLAPRDLGLRLSRLIAELEKTFVKIPKRTLGRVVSIGERILHLKALFASVEKTGFSEFLKSAKNKSEIVVSFLALLELIKQRHLLADQEPHQDIVIQRI; the protein is encoded by the coding sequence ATGTACGAAATAAAAACAGAAGCGTTTGAAGGCCCGCTCTCGCTGCTCTTGGAGCTCATTGAACAGGAAAAACTTGACATCACGAACGTTTCGCTCGCCCAGGTCACGGAGCAGTATCTCTCTCGCGTGGAAGCGCTCGGCGAAAACCTTGCCGCGAGCGAGCTTGCTGATTTTTTGGTGGTGGCGTCCCGTTTGCTGTTCATCAAGTCCTGCATGCTCTTGCCTTCACTCCAGAACGAGGACGCGGATCCCGATTATCTGGAAGAGCAGCTCAAGATATACAAGGTGTATCGCGATGCTTCCGAGAGCGTGCGCGCAATTATCGCCAAAAAGCGCTTCAGTTTTTCGCGCCAGCCGCTCAAAATGGCGAGTGTTGAGTTTTCGCCCCCTCCCAAGCTTGCACCCCGCGATCTCGGGCTGCGGCTTTCCCGCTTGATAGCCGAGCTTGAGAAGACGTTCGTCAAAATTCCCAAGCGAACCTTAGGCCGCGTGGTTTCAATCGGCGAGCGCATTCTGCACCTCAAAGCCCTGTTTGCGTCTGTTGAGAAAACGGGATTCAGCGAATTCCTGAAATCCGCAAAGAATAAATCAGAGATTGTCGTGAGCTTTTTGGCGCTTCTGGAGCTCATCAAACAGCGCCACCTCCTGGCCGACCAGGAGCCGCACCAGGACATTGTCATTCAGAGAATCTAA
- the aspS gene encoding aspartate--tRNA ligase, with protein sequence MYRTHTCGELRPQDKGKEVKLAGWVQSRRDHGGVIFIDLRDRYGLTQVAFDPKRSKDAWKEANKLRSEFVVQVQGTVNERPKAMANKKLDTGEIEIDGQELVILNESETPPFELDKPEFEANENTRLKYRFIDLRRPKLQNMLALKDKMIRMIRQYFQERGFIEVQTPILANSSPEGARDWLVPSRLYPGKFYALPQAPQQFKQLLMVGGLDRYFQIAPCFRDEDPRADRAFGEFYQLDMEMSFVEQEDIFEIMDPLMVKLTEELSQKTIITKPFPRIPWREAMEKYGTDKPDLRFDFEIKPITSVVKNSGFKVFSDAIKKKGVVHALNVTAGAKFSRKDIDEITEAAKEKGAQGLAYIIIDKEPKSPILKFLSEPEVKSIIKEAKAKEGDIIFFGAGEWRTVCEALGAVRNMCGAKLGLKDNTKAAWCWITDFPMYAYSEIEEGKIDFGHNPFSMPQGGLEALETKDPLDVLAYQYDYVLNGYEITSGAIRNHRPDIMYKAFAIAGYSKKEVDAKFGHMIRAFEFGAPPHGGNAPGIDRLLMVLLDAESIRDIYAFPKDGAGRDVMLDSPSEVLPKQLRELQIKIMGD encoded by the coding sequence ATGTACCGAACACACACATGCGGAGAACTCCGGCCGCAAGACAAAGGAAAAGAGGTAAAACTGGCTGGCTGGGTGCAGTCCCGCCGGGACCACGGGGGCGTTATTTTTATAGACCTGCGCGATAGGTACGGGCTCACGCAAGTTGCGTTTGATCCCAAGCGGTCCAAGGACGCCTGGAAAGAAGCAAACAAGCTCCGCAGCGAGTTTGTGGTGCAAGTTCAGGGCACGGTCAACGAGCGGCCCAAGGCAATGGCAAACAAAAAGCTTGATACCGGGGAGATTGAGATTGACGGGCAAGAACTGGTTATTTTGAATGAGTCCGAGACGCCTCCGTTTGAGCTTGATAAGCCCGAATTTGAGGCGAACGAGAACACGCGCCTCAAGTACCGCTTCATAGACCTGCGCCGCCCCAAACTGCAGAACATGCTTGCGCTCAAGGATAAAATGATCCGCATGATTAGGCAGTACTTCCAGGAGCGCGGCTTTATTGAAGTGCAGACCCCGATTCTCGCCAACTCTTCGCCGGAGGGCGCGCGCGACTGGCTCGTGCCTTCGCGTTTGTACCCGGGCAAGTTTTACGCGCTTCCGCAGGCGCCCCAGCAGTTCAAACAGTTGTTGATGGTCGGCGGCTTGGACCGGTATTTCCAGATTGCCCCGTGCTTCCGCGACGAAGACCCCCGGGCTGACCGCGCGTTCGGCGAGTTCTACCAGCTGGACATGGAAATGTCGTTTGTGGAGCAGGAAGACATTTTTGAGATCATGGACCCTTTGATGGTCAAACTCACGGAAGAATTATCTCAAAAAACCATCATCACAAAACCGTTCCCGCGCATTCCGTGGCGCGAGGCCATGGAAAAGTACGGAACTGACAAGCCTGACTTGCGTTTTGATTTTGAAATCAAGCCCATTACGAGTGTTGTTAAAAATTCAGGATTCAAGGTGTTTAGCGATGCCATCAAGAAAAAAGGCGTGGTGCACGCTCTGAATGTTACGGCAGGAGCCAAGTTCTCAAGAAAAGACATTGACGAGATCACGGAAGCCGCAAAAGAAAAAGGAGCCCAGGGGCTCGCGTACATTATTATAGACAAAGAACCCAAGTCGCCGATCCTCAAATTTTTGAGCGAGCCGGAAGTCAAAAGCATCATCAAAGAAGCCAAAGCCAAAGAGGGCGATATCATCTTTTTCGGGGCAGGCGAGTGGCGGACCGTGTGCGAGGCGCTGGGCGCGGTGAGAAATATGTGCGGCGCAAAATTGGGCCTCAAAGACAACACTAAAGCCGCGTGGTGCTGGATTACGGATTTCCCCATGTACGCGTACTCGGAAATAGAGGAGGGCAAAATTGATTTTGGCCACAACCCGTTTTCCATGCCCCAGGGCGGTTTGGAAGCCCTGGAAACCAAAGATCCGCTGGATGTTTTGGCTTATCAATATGACTACGTGCTCAACGGGTACGAGATTACGAGCGGAGCCATACGCAACCATCGGCCGGACATTATGTACAAGGCTTTCGCCATTGCTGGTTATTCTAAGAAAGAAGTGGACGCCAAGTTCGGCCATATGATCCGCGCTTTTGAGTTTGGCGCCCCGCCGCACGGCGGTAATGCCCCGGGCATAGACCGGTTGCTCATGGTGCTTTTGGACGCGGAATCCATCCGCGACATTTACGCGTTCCCCAAAGACGGGGCCGGCCGCGACGTGATGCTGGATAGCCCGAGCGAGGTTCTGCCGAAGCAGTTGAGGGAGTTGCAGATTAAGATCATGGGGGATTAA
- a CDS encoding MBL fold metallo-hydrolase — protein MHIAKLGHCCLIIEVNGLRILTDPGMWTIGEHSSVSNVDVILITHDHSDHMHADSIKTILANNPNAKVYANSGTGQSLSKAGLLYEALEGTSKLSVKGVELEAFDCIHESIYQGIAMPQNTGYWIGGDLFYPGDSLTHPGRPVNILALPVSGPWMMIGQGIDYAKNVRPKKCFPVHDGFLKDEIIELFHGLPQKMLADAGIAFTPLKAGESAEF, from the coding sequence ATGCATATCGCCAAACTCGGGCACTGTTGCCTCATCATAGAAGTAAACGGGCTTCGGATTTTAACGGATCCGGGCATGTGGACCATTGGCGAACACTCATCCGTCAGCAATGTTGACGTCATCCTCATCACGCACGACCACTCGGACCACATGCATGCTGATTCCATCAAAACGATTTTAGCAAACAACCCAAACGCGAAAGTGTACGCCAACAGCGGCACGGGCCAGTCGTTGTCAAAAGCGGGATTGTTATATGAGGCGCTTGAGGGCACATCAAAGCTATCAGTCAAAGGCGTGGAACTGGAGGCGTTTGATTGCATACATGAATCTATTTACCAGGGAATTGCAATGCCCCAGAATACGGGTTACTGGATTGGCGGTGATTTGTTTTATCCCGGAGATTCACTCACGCATCCGGGCCGTCCGGTCAACATACTCGCGCTCCCGGTGAGCGGGCCGTGGATGATGATAGGCCAGGGCATTGATTACGCCAAAAACGTCAGACCCAAAAAATGCTTTCCCGTGCATGATGGGTTTTTGAAAGACGAAATCATTGAGCTGTTCCACGGCCTGCCGCAGAAGATGCTCGCAGACGCAGGAATTGCGTTCACCCCGCTTAAAGCCGGTGAGTCAGCAGAATTTTAA
- a CDS encoding M48 family metallopeptidase encodes MPRFTRSRDRAHYHKHREQARQFINETLERVNRQYGFAYNRVSIRNQQTRWGSCSADGNLNFSYKLLFLPLAHAEYVVAHELCHLKELNHSPAFWKLVEQTIPDYCAIRRTLKRHVA; translated from the coding sequence ATGCCTCGGTTCACACGGTCCAGAGACCGCGCGCACTACCATAAGCACCGCGAACAGGCGCGGCAGTTCATCAACGAAACGCTTGAGCGCGTTAATCGGCAGTACGGCTTTGCCTATAACCGCGTATCCATCCGCAACCAACAAACGCGGTGGGGGAGCTGCTCCGCGGACGGCAACCTCAACTTCAGCTACAAACTCCTGTTCCTGCCCCTTGCGCACGCGGAGTATGTGGTGGCGCATGAGCTGTGCCATCTCAAAGAGCTGAATCATTCCCCTGCGTTTTGGAAACTGGTGGAGCAAACAATTCCGGACTATTGCGCCATCAGGCGCACGCTTAAGCGCCACGTAGCCTAA
- a CDS encoding phosphatase PAP2 family protein, with translation MADQLIIFGSAYLFLFIPALGLLFFATQPRSVQKRMLLFGGMLLPTAYLVGRLLQRFYYNPRPFVQNDVVPLIPHAPDNGFPSDHTLFAAAIAAAVFPFNKKLGTALALITAVSGASRVLAGVHHGIDVLGSMVIAAFAGLMIYYAIKRYGKARL, from the coding sequence ATGGCAGACCAGCTGATTATTTTCGGAAGCGCGTATCTTTTTTTGTTCATTCCCGCGCTCGGGCTGTTGTTTTTCGCAACACAGCCCCGGAGCGTCCAAAAGCGCATGCTGCTGTTCGGCGGCATGCTCCTGCCAACCGCGTACCTGGTTGGCCGACTGCTGCAGCGCTTCTACTATAATCCCCGGCCGTTCGTACAGAACGATGTTGTCCCGCTTATACCGCATGCGCCGGACAATGGCTTCCCGTCGGACCATACGCTGTTCGCCGCCGCCATTGCGGCCGCGGTATTTCCGTTTAATAAAAAGCTCGGTACCGCGCTCGCGCTCATAACCGCGGTCTCGGGCGCATCGCGCGTGCTTGCCGGAGTTCACCACGGCATTGATGTTCTCGGGAGCATGGTGATTGCCGCTTTCGCGGGGTTGATGATATACTATGCAATCAAACGCTATGGAAAAGCGCGCCTATAA
- a CDS encoding HAD-IC family P-type ATPase, with protein sequence MPEKEIKKIEDVKIVPPPRHKEEWYCLGIESALDKLGSAKHGLTQKQVLERQEKHGENALPEEPPVPLLVVFIRQFKSSLTYILLAAAAASLALGDRIDSYVIFAAVAINVIVGFFQEYKAQRALASLKKIVTHEVWVIRDSQERKIFSAELVPGDIVVLSAGDKITADGRLLSAEHLKISEAALTGESEAVEKVDRALAGELSLADQHNMVFAGTVVTEGHGRFAVAAIGKATEIGKIASLVKETKEVRTPLQERFDSFSRRLGLLVLGLSALLLGVGLAYEYSFTEMFVIAVAVAVAVIPEGLVVEVTVILTIGMQRILKKGSLVRKLVAAETLGSTNVICADKTGTVTVGEMRVVHTETENHDGVGGTKAADPKRLQAGALEIKRLNQIAVYCNNAVVASAESEKATQEEELREQIVVGSPTERAILLSAVDGDFQEADLHEPRPRFDEVPFDSRKKYMATLNAWTSKQRLVYLKGAPERILSMCERYQDGASAKKITPRKRKALLALYEKLSGDGLRLLAGAYKAVPAAVSTFDELPRYNTAAVFTGFWGIKDPLRPEAEETIRRTAAAGIQTIIITGDNRHTALAIARELGFKPAEDEVIDGERLASISDSELARLVKKAKVFSRATPTDKLRIIAALQKNGQTVAMTGDGVNDAPALAKADIGVALGSGTDVAKETADLVLLDNNFATIVAAVREGRVIFDNIRKVTLYLLSNSFTEMAVIVFGMLAGWPLPILAAQILWINLVTDGFPDLALTLEPEEPEIMDEPPRERNEPILDFERTFLIFFISAITSVATLGLFYLIWKTTKDLDRARTVAFTAIGVESLLYVFSVRSLRHSIFETDFFTNRWLIAAVGAGFAVQFIGIYAPFFQTFLRTVPLGLSDWLLILFACAWVIALIEIAKHCFIAQRRSSPNLWQTS encoded by the coding sequence ATGCCGGAAAAAGAAATCAAAAAGATTGAGGACGTAAAAATAGTGCCACCCCCCCGCCACAAGGAGGAGTGGTACTGCCTTGGCATTGAGAGCGCCCTGGACAAGCTCGGTTCCGCAAAGCACGGGCTCACCCAAAAGCAGGTTTTAGAGCGGCAAGAAAAGCACGGAGAGAACGCGCTTCCGGAGGAGCCGCCTGTGCCGCTCCTCGTGGTTTTTATCCGGCAGTTCAAGAGCTCGCTTACGTACATCCTGCTCGCGGCGGCCGCGGCGAGCCTGGCCCTCGGAGACCGCATTGATTCGTACGTTATTTTTGCGGCAGTCGCCATAAACGTCATTGTCGGATTTTTCCAGGAGTACAAAGCGCAGCGCGCTTTGGCAAGCCTTAAAAAAATCGTCACGCACGAGGTGTGGGTGATCCGCGACAGCCAGGAGCGCAAAATTTTCTCGGCCGAGCTCGTGCCCGGGGACATTGTGGTGCTCTCGGCAGGGGATAAAATTACCGCGGACGGCAGGCTCCTGTCCGCCGAGCACCTCAAAATAAGCGAAGCCGCGTTAACCGGGGAGAGCGAGGCGGTTGAAAAAGTTGACCGCGCACTCGCGGGCGAGCTCTCGCTCGCGGACCAGCACAACATGGTGTTTGCGGGAACCGTGGTCACCGAAGGGCACGGTCGGTTCGCGGTGGCCGCAATCGGCAAAGCGACTGAAATCGGCAAAATCGCTTCCCTGGTCAAAGAAACAAAAGAGGTGCGCACTCCGCTGCAGGAGCGTTTTGATTCGTTCAGCCGCAGGCTTGGCCTCTTGGTGCTCGGACTTTCCGCCTTGTTGCTCGGCGTGGGGCTTGCCTATGAGTACAGTTTTACGGAGATGTTCGTGATTGCCGTGGCCGTGGCAGTTGCCGTGATTCCCGAAGGCTTGGTGGTTGAAGTGACAGTCATCTTGACCATCGGCATGCAGCGCATCCTCAAGAAGGGGTCGCTCGTGCGCAAGCTGGTTGCCGCGGAAACGCTCGGATCAACCAATGTCATCTGCGCGGACAAAACCGGCACCGTCACCGTGGGGGAGATGCGCGTGGTGCACACAGAAACCGAGAACCACGACGGCGTGGGCGGCACGAAAGCGGCTGATCCCAAGCGGCTCCAGGCCGGCGCGCTTGAGATCAAGCGCCTCAACCAGATTGCGGTGTACTGCAACAACGCGGTGGTCGCAAGCGCGGAGAGCGAGAAGGCGACCCAAGAGGAAGAACTGCGCGAGCAAATCGTGGTGGGCAGCCCCACGGAGCGCGCCATCCTGCTTTCCGCGGTTGACGGGGATTTCCAGGAAGCGGACCTGCACGAACCCCGGCCACGGTTTGACGAGGTTCCGTTTGATTCCCGCAAAAAGTACATGGCAACGCTCAACGCATGGACGAGCAAGCAGCGCTTGGTGTACCTCAAGGGCGCTCCCGAGCGGATCCTCTCCATGTGCGAGCGCTACCAGGACGGAGCATCAGCCAAGAAGATAACGCCCCGGAAGCGCAAGGCGTTGCTCGCGCTCTACGAGAAGCTTTCCGGGGACGGCCTGCGGCTCCTTGCCGGAGCCTACAAGGCAGTTCCGGCGGCTGTATCCACGTTTGATGAACTGCCGCGGTACAACACGGCTGCCGTGTTTACCGGATTTTGGGGGATCAAAGACCCCCTGCGCCCGGAAGCGGAAGAGACCATCAGGCGCACGGCCGCGGCTGGCATCCAAACCATCATCATCACGGGCGACAACCGGCACACGGCGCTCGCAATCGCCCGCGAGCTCGGATTCAAACCCGCGGAAGATGAGGTGATTGACGGCGAGCGGCTGGCGAGTATTTCGGATTCGGAACTTGCGCGCCTCGTAAAAAAAGCCAAAGTGTTCTCGCGCGCCACGCCCACGGACAAGCTTCGCATCATCGCGGCTCTGCAGAAGAACGGGCAGACTGTTGCCATGACCGGAGACGGGGTCAACGACGCGCCCGCGCTCGCGAAAGCGGACATCGGGGTTGCGCTCGGCAGCGGCACGGACGTCGCCAAGGAAACCGCGGACCTGGTGCTCTTGGACAATAATTTTGCCACCATTGTGGCGGCCGTGCGGGAGGGCAGGGTGATTTTTGACAACATCCGCAAAGTTACGCTCTACCTGCTCTCAAACAGCTTTACGGAGATGGCGGTCATTGTGTTCGGCATGCTCGCGGGCTGGCCTCTGCCCATTCTCGCGGCCCAGATTTTGTGGATCAACCTGGTGACGGACGGGTTTCCGGATCTCGCGCTCACCCTTGAGCCCGAAGAGCCCGAAATCATGGATGAGCCGCCGCGCGAACGGAATGAGCCGATCCTGGATTTTGAGCGCACGTTTCTCATCTTTTTCATCAGCGCCATTACGTCAGTTGCGACCCTGGGGCTCTTCTACCTCATCTGGAAGACGACCAAGGACCTGGACCGGGCGCGCACGGTGGCGTTTACGGCAATCGGGGTTGAGTCGCTCTTGTACGTGTTCTCGGTGAGGAGCCTGCGGCATTCCATTTTTGAAACAGATTTCTTCACCAACCGTTGGCTCATCGCGGCCGTGGGCGCCGGATTCGCGGTCCAGTTCATCGGCATCTATGCGCCGTTTTTCCAAACCTTTCTGCGCACGGTTCCGCTCGGGCTTTCGGACTGGCTGCTCATTCTGTTCGCGTGCGCGTGGGTTATCGCGTTGATAGAAATTGCGAAACACTGCTTTATCGCCCAGCGCCGCAGCTCGCCCAACCTATGGCAGACCAGCTGA